One genomic segment of Gemmatimonadota bacterium includes these proteins:
- a CDS encoding BatD family protein, giving the protein MSRPGRALLIAQRAATVAAWAFAASVTAAPVVAAQDGVGFRASIGPDTVYVGQQALYSLTVSLPAEVRQRLRRNPVFVPPEARAMLAYELPMSKGDPTREGSEVHVFRRALFPLTPGRYQIAPSQLTYALPQSPSFFSREEERTLRSESVTLVAIDPPLVGRPSAWLGAVGRWRVTARTDAREGRVGDPLVLTLRVEGIGNATLLPRPALAVTWADVVAEDERVTLDTTPNALGGSKEFSWLLTPRTAGAREVPAVEFVFFDPGTRRYEVARTVPIALRVREGDYVSITRAAGATGRDSALALRPALEGPRPLTLPRLALWGWLALAAPLPWAFLAFRRRRPKPVRPLTAAERLARPGSAEQGALRTLFEAALRDRTGVRLDRETAPGALSAALRREGVTAETAKDAEYLRDALDQASYARGARPADHRDRVRALLDRVAKEARAKGALLLLAGALMLGARLTAQGANEALAAFSEGQTAYLGRDFARARDAFLRASRAAPRDPAAWANLGTAAWQAGDTASAVLGWQRALRLDPMAADLRPRLARARAPQDRGAALVLPVPPLPMAALALVLWCAAWGVLALRARRGPAGAHWLLLIPSVALIAVAAVLEGRLRADDLLVVATATPLRALPALGAEPGAVPLVGEVVTVRERRGVWVRISLEAGREGWYPVERTYPLQRD; this is encoded by the coding sequence GTGAGCCGTCCCGGTCGTGCGCTGCTCATCGCCCAACGTGCCGCGACCGTCGCGGCGTGGGCGTTCGCGGCGTCCGTCACTGCGGCGCCGGTCGTTGCCGCGCAGGACGGCGTCGGCTTCCGCGCGTCGATCGGTCCCGATACGGTCTATGTCGGCCAGCAGGCGCTGTACTCACTGACCGTGAGCCTCCCCGCCGAGGTGCGCCAGCGCCTGCGCCGCAATCCCGTGTTCGTGCCGCCCGAAGCGCGCGCCATGCTCGCGTACGAGTTGCCGATGTCGAAGGGCGACCCGACGCGGGAAGGCAGCGAGGTCCATGTCTTCCGGCGCGCGCTCTTCCCGCTCACGCCCGGCCGCTACCAGATCGCGCCGTCGCAACTCACCTACGCGCTGCCGCAGAGTCCGAGCTTCTTCAGTCGCGAGGAGGAGCGCACCCTGCGATCGGAGTCGGTGACGCTCGTCGCGATCGATCCGCCGCTCGTCGGTCGGCCGAGTGCGTGGCTCGGCGCCGTCGGGCGGTGGCGGGTGACCGCACGGACCGACGCACGCGAGGGGCGCGTCGGCGACCCGCTCGTACTCACGCTGCGCGTGGAGGGGATCGGCAATGCGACGCTGCTGCCGCGCCCGGCTCTCGCGGTGACCTGGGCCGACGTCGTCGCGGAGGACGAACGGGTCACGCTCGACACGACGCCAAATGCGCTCGGGGGGTCGAAGGAGTTCTCGTGGCTCCTGACGCCGCGGACGGCCGGTGCGCGCGAGGTGCCGGCCGTCGAGTTCGTCTTCTTCGATCCGGGGACGCGCCGATACGAGGTCGCGCGCACCGTCCCCATCGCGCTGCGCGTTCGGGAAGGTGACTACGTGAGCATCACGCGCGCGGCAGGCGCGACCGGGCGAGACTCGGCGCTCGCCCTGCGCCCGGCGCTCGAAGGCCCGCGTCCGCTCACGCTGCCGCGCCTGGCGCTCTGGGGATGGCTCGCGCTCGCGGCTCCGCTCCCGTGGGCCTTCCTCGCGTTCCGACGTCGGCGACCCAAGCCGGTCCGCCCGCTCACGGCGGCCGAACGCCTCGCACGCCCGGGGAGCGCGGAGCAAGGGGCGCTGCGCACGCTCTTCGAGGCGGCACTGCGCGACCGGACCGGCGTCCGGTTGGACCGTGAGACCGCCCCCGGCGCGCTCAGCGCGGCGTTGCGGCGTGAAGGGGTCACCGCGGAGACGGCGAAGGACGCCGAGTACCTGCGTGATGCGCTCGATCAGGCCTCGTACGCGCGCGGGGCCCGGCCCGCGGATCACCGTGACCGCGTGCGGGCGCTGCTCGATCGCGTGGCGAAGGAGGCGCGGGCGAAGGGCGCACTGCTGCTGCTCGCCGGCGCGCTCATGCTCGGGGCGCGGCTCACAGCACAGGGCGCGAATGAGGCGCTCGCCGCGTTCAGCGAGGGCCAGACCGCGTATCTCGGTCGGGACTTCGCGCGTGCCCGGGATGCGTTCCTTCGCGCCTCGCGGGCGGCGCCCCGCGATCCCGCCGCGTGGGCGAACCTCGGCACCGCCGCCTGGCAGGCGGGGGATACGGCGAGCGCGGTCCTCGGCTGGCAACGCGCGTTGCGACTCGACCCCATGGCCGCCGACCTGCGGCCGCGACTCGCGCGGGCCCGCGCGCCGCAGGATCGCGGTGCCGCCCTGGTGCTCCCGGTGCCGCCGCTCCCGATGGCCGCACTCGCGCTCGTGCTCTGGTGCGCCGCTTGGGGCGTGCTCGCGCTACGGGCGCGGCGTGGGCCGGCGGGAGCACACTGGCTCCTCCTCATCCCCTCGGTCGCGCTTATCGCGGTCGCCGCCGTCCTGGAGGGCCGGCTCCGTGCCGACGATCTCCTCGTCGTCGCGACCGCGACACCGCTGCGCGCCCTCCCCGCGCTTGGCGCGGAGCCGGGGGCGGTCCCGCTCGTCGGCGAAGTGGTCACCGTGCGCGAGCGCCGCGGCGTGTGGGTTCGCATCTCGCTCGAGGCGGGCCGCGAAGGCTGGTATCCCGTCGAGCGCACCTATCCGTTGCAACGCGATTGA
- the miaA gene encoding tRNA (adenosine(37)-N6)-dimethylallyltransferase MiaA has product MSSTDASVGAEGGAVPSTAHDAAAPLWIIAGPTGAGKSALAMDLAERLGALLISADSRQVYRGFDIGTSKPTPAELTRVAHRGIDTADPTERYSAARWAREAAGWLDEASADGSPALVVGGTGLWLRALVRPLADEPPMDPEARAALQAELAQLGTLALRARVAVLDPPRAHLGRTQLLRAAEVALLTGSRISDLQAAGRARPGRGARWVIVDPCDALPARLASRLDGMWRAGWPDEVRRLIDAVPAEAPAWNACGYREIRALVEGRCTEAAAREAILVSTRQYAKRQRTWFRNQLDEESAVLRLDPRAPEAPARAERWFRTGVDA; this is encoded by the coding sequence ATGAGCTCGACCGACGCTTCGGTCGGCGCTGAGGGCGGCGCCGTGCCCAGCACCGCGCACGACGCGGCGGCCCCGCTCTGGATCATCGCCGGGCCCACCGGCGCCGGGAAGTCGGCGCTGGCGATGGACCTCGCCGAGCGGCTCGGCGCGCTGCTCATCAGTGCGGACAGTCGGCAGGTCTACCGCGGGTTCGACATCGGCACCTCCAAGCCGACGCCCGCGGAGCTCACCCGCGTGGCGCACCGCGGAATCGACACCGCCGACCCCACCGAGCGCTACTCCGCGGCCCGCTGGGCGCGTGAAGCGGCCGGGTGGCTCGACGAGGCGTCGGCCGACGGGAGCCCGGCGCTGGTGGTCGGCGGCACCGGGCTCTGGTTGCGCGCGCTCGTGCGGCCGCTCGCGGACGAGCCGCCGATGGATCCGGAGGCGCGGGCCGCGCTGCAGGCGGAGCTCGCGCAGCTCGGGACGCTGGCGCTGCGGGCGCGCGTGGCGGTGCTCGATCCGCCACGCGCGCATCTGGGCCGCACGCAACTGCTGCGCGCGGCCGAGGTGGCGCTGCTGACCGGCAGCCGGATCAGCGACCTTCAGGCGGCCGGACGAGCGCGACCTGGGCGCGGAGCGCGTTGGGTGATCGTCGATCCCTGCGACGCGCTGCCGGCGCGGCTGGCGTCGCGCCTCGACGGGATGTGGCGCGCCGGATGGCCGGACGAGGTGCGACGACTGATCGACGCCGTCCCCGCCGAGGCCCCGGCGTGGAACGCCTGCGGCTATCGGGAGATTCGTGCTCTCGTGGAGGGGCGTTGCACCGAGGCGGCGGCCCGCGAGGCGATCCTCGTGAGCACGCGGCAGTACGCCAAGCGGCAGCGCACCTGGTTCCGCAATCAGCTCGACGAGGAGTCGGCGGTGCTGCGACTCGACCCGCGCGCGCCCGAGGCACCGGCGCGCGCCGAACGATGGTTCCGCACGGGAGTGGACGCGTGA
- a CDS encoding VWA domain-containing protein: MNWRALDFTTPWAFAALAPVLLWLVWRRRRRPPALLHARAELLAAGPRRGQWAARLAIALRLLGLVAAVTALARPRTGARAETVRADGISIVLALDVSTSMLAEDFQPDNRLAVAKQTIKEFILGRTQDQVAVVAFAGEALTQVPLTLDYPVLLAAVDNIQPGQLEDGTAIGTGLITSTNRLRDAAGRSRVVVLLTDGENNRGTIDPRTAAQAAAALGVRVYTIGVGTEGVAPVPVGRGVFGLRYENRPVRIDEALLEDIAKQTGGRYFRARDAQALKRIYDQIDQLERAPIRSTRYVRFTELYSWPLALAAFALLGELLLLWRRGPLP, encoded by the coding sequence ATGAACTGGCGCGCGCTCGACTTCACGACGCCGTGGGCCTTCGCGGCACTCGCACCGGTGCTGCTGTGGCTCGTCTGGCGTCGGCGGCGTCGTCCTCCCGCGTTGCTCCACGCGCGGGCTGAACTGCTCGCCGCCGGTCCGCGGCGCGGCCAGTGGGCCGCGCGCCTCGCGATCGCGCTCCGCCTGCTCGGGCTCGTCGCGGCCGTCACCGCGCTCGCGCGGCCGCGGACCGGCGCGCGCGCCGAGACGGTCCGCGCCGATGGCATCAGCATCGTACTCGCGCTCGACGTCTCGACGTCCATGCTCGCGGAGGACTTCCAGCCGGACAATCGGCTCGCGGTCGCCAAGCAGACCATCAAGGAGTTCATCCTCGGGCGCACGCAGGACCAGGTCGCCGTGGTCGCCTTCGCCGGGGAGGCGCTGACGCAGGTCCCGCTCACCCTCGACTACCCGGTCCTCCTCGCGGCGGTCGACAACATCCAGCCGGGACAGCTCGAGGACGGCACGGCGATCGGTACCGGGCTCATCACGTCCACGAATCGCCTGCGCGATGCCGCCGGGCGGTCGCGCGTCGTCGTGCTGCTCACCGACGGCGAGAACAACCGCGGCACGATCGACCCGCGGACCGCCGCGCAGGCAGCGGCGGCGCTCGGCGTGCGCGTGTACACCATCGGCGTCGGCACCGAGGGTGTCGCCCCGGTGCCGGTCGGGCGCGGCGTCTTCGGCCTCCGCTACGAGAACCGGCCGGTGCGGATCGACGAGGCGCTGCTCGAGGACATCGCGAAGCAGACCGGGGGCCGCTACTTTCGGGCCCGCGATGCGCAGGCATTGAAGCGGATCTACGACCAGATCGACCAGCTCGAGCGGGCGCCGATACGCTCCACGCGCTACGTGCGGTTCACCGAGCTCTACTCGTGGCCGCTCGCGCTCGCCGCTTTTGCACTCCTTGGCGAGTTGCTGCTCCTCTGGCGTCGAGGACCGCTGCCATGA
- the bshA gene encoding N-acetyl-alpha-D-glucosaminyl L-malate synthase BshA codes for MKVGITCYPTYGGSGAVATELGIALAARGHEVHFISYEHPFRLPHFLPRVYFHEVSIGNYPLFEYPPYDLALAVRMHDVVLSQGLDLLHVHYAIPHATSAWIAKEMLKEQGRPLPVVTTLHGTDITIVGQDHSYQAITRFSIERSDRITAVSQWLKDETIKAFGCSNRRVDVVPNFVDPTIFERAHHGAALHDELGGGRKVLMHISNFRPVKRVRDVVRVFAKVRERVPSVLVMVGDGPDRGAAEEEARTLGVSADVRFLGKIDAVAPLLAAADLYVFPSESESFGLSALEALASGVPVVAARVGGVPEVVQDGVTGTLHTLGDIEGMAESAVRFLEPARWAAASAAAAADARTRYATHDVVGQYERIYREALGQVG; via the coding sequence GTGAAGGTCGGCATCACCTGCTATCCGACGTACGGCGGCTCCGGCGCCGTCGCCACCGAACTCGGGATCGCGCTCGCGGCGCGCGGCCATGAGGTCCACTTCATCTCGTACGAGCACCCGTTCCGGCTGCCGCACTTCCTCCCTCGCGTGTACTTCCACGAGGTGAGCATCGGCAACTACCCGCTGTTCGAGTATCCGCCCTACGACCTCGCGCTCGCGGTGCGCATGCACGACGTCGTGCTCTCGCAAGGACTCGACCTCCTGCACGTCCACTACGCCATCCCGCATGCGACCAGCGCCTGGATCGCCAAGGAGATGCTGAAAGAGCAGGGCCGTCCGCTCCCCGTCGTGACCACCCTGCATGGCACCGACATCACCATCGTCGGGCAGGACCACTCGTACCAGGCGATCACCCGCTTCTCGATCGAGCGCTCCGACCGCATCACCGCCGTCTCGCAGTGGCTCAAGGACGAGACGATCAAGGCCTTCGGCTGCAGCAACCGACGCGTGGATGTCGTCCCCAACTTCGTCGACCCGACCATCTTCGAGCGCGCGCATCACGGCGCGGCGCTGCACGACGAGCTCGGCGGGGGCCGGAAGGTGCTGATGCACATCTCCAACTTCCGCCCCGTCAAGCGCGTGCGCGACGTCGTGCGCGTCTTCGCGAAGGTCCGCGAACGAGTGCCGAGCGTGCTGGTCATGGTCGGCGACGGGCCGGATCGCGGCGCTGCGGAAGAGGAAGCGCGGACGCTCGGCGTCAGCGCCGATGTGCGCTTCCTCGGGAAGATCGACGCCGTCGCACCGCTCCTCGCCGCGGCCGACCTCTACGTCTTTCCGTCGGAGAGCGAGAGCTTCGGCCTGAGCGCGCTCGAGGCGCTCGCGAGCGGCGTCCCGGTCGTCGCCGCCCGCGTCGGCGGTGTCCCCGAGGTGGTGCAGGACGGCGTCACCGGGACGCTGCACACGTTGGGCGACATCGAGGGCATGGCCGAGTCGGCGGTCCGCTTCCTCGAACCCGCCCGATGGGCCGCCGCGAGCGCTGCTGCGGCCGCCGACGCGCGGACCCGCTACGCCACGCACGACGTCGTCGGGCAGTACGAACGGATCTACCGCGAGGCGCTCGGGCAGGTCGGCTGA
- a CDS encoding VWA domain-containing protein: MMRVVDHPWMLVAALGAALFALLAVLAGFRRRQARLARFGSPEALERLGPPGLGRVPRARAARLATAIALLGVGLAAPRWGQGSAIVDTEGLDVAIAMDVSLSMLAEDERPSRLERMKQEVRRFRASAPGDRVAILAFAGRSYILSPLTSDDGALELFLENLDPTIVGQPGSAIAPPLRQGLDLLSVSQGGADRALVVMSDGEAFDDKPAALALARTAKEKEIHLVTVGFGTPGGGPIPLLESGGTEVKRDEQGEIVITRYDETFLRELAEAADGEFVPADASDKGMRVRRALAELESERREEEQRLARPLQYQWFVGLAILLLLLDAWLADGGRVRRFGVTATFALFLLPAPIEAQGDRLREAIREHQAGRLPGAIRAYRDVVASGDRRPIVLYDLGTALLAADSIDAAIDALERATFTPSPELRSRALYNLGTAYLKRGTHTDGEQRTAALRNARRALRTVLLERPGDADAQWNYELALRAPQQQGGGGGGGPQPPQQQSQQPRPEPQGQMSRQQAEALLDAAAREERETQSRRQRGSRNQRANGEKDW, encoded by the coding sequence ATGATGCGGGTCGTCGATCATCCCTGGATGCTCGTCGCCGCGCTGGGGGCCGCGCTGTTCGCGCTCCTCGCCGTCCTCGCCGGATTCCGCCGGCGACAGGCGCGGCTGGCGAGGTTCGGTTCGCCAGAAGCGCTCGAGCGGCTCGGACCGCCCGGCCTCGGCCGGGTGCCTCGTGCGCGCGCGGCGCGCCTCGCGACGGCCATCGCGCTGCTCGGCGTCGGGCTCGCCGCGCCGCGATGGGGGCAGGGGAGTGCCATCGTCGACACGGAGGGCCTCGACGTCGCGATCGCGATGGATGTCTCGCTCTCGATGCTCGCCGAGGACGAGCGGCCGAGCCGGCTCGAGCGGATGAAGCAGGAGGTCCGCCGCTTCCGCGCGAGCGCACCCGGCGACCGCGTCGCGATCCTCGCCTTCGCCGGACGGAGCTACATCCTCTCGCCGCTCACGAGCGATGACGGCGCCCTCGAGCTCTTCCTCGAGAACCTCGACCCGACCATCGTCGGCCAGCCGGGGAGCGCCATCGCCCCGCCGCTGCGTCAAGGGCTCGACCTGCTCTCCGTGAGCCAGGGCGGCGCCGACCGGGCACTCGTGGTGATGAGCGACGGCGAGGCCTTCGACGACAAGCCTGCCGCCCTCGCGCTCGCGCGCACCGCCAAGGAGAAGGAGATCCACCTCGTCACGGTCGGCTTCGGCACGCCCGGGGGCGGCCCCATCCCGCTCCTCGAGTCGGGCGGCACGGAGGTCAAGCGAGACGAGCAGGGCGAGATCGTCATCACGCGCTACGACGAGACCTTCCTGCGGGAACTCGCCGAGGCCGCCGACGGCGAGTTCGTGCCCGCCGACGCGAGTGACAAGGGAATGCGCGTGCGTCGCGCCCTCGCGGAACTCGAGTCGGAGCGCCGCGAAGAGGAGCAGCGCCTCGCACGTCCGCTCCAGTACCAGTGGTTCGTCGGGCTCGCCATCCTGTTGCTCCTCCTCGATGCCTGGCTCGCCGACGGCGGGCGCGTTCGACGGTTCGGCGTGACGGCGACGTTCGCGCTCTTCTTGCTCCCCGCGCCCATCGAGGCCCAGGGCGACCGGCTGCGCGAGGCGATCCGCGAGCACCAAGCCGGGCGCCTGCCAGGCGCCATCCGCGCCTACCGCGACGTCGTCGCGAGCGGCGACCGACGCCCCATCGTGCTGTACGACCTCGGCACGGCGTTGCTGGCCGCCGATTCGATCGACGCGGCGATCGACGCGTTGGAGCGTGCGACCTTCACGCCCAGCCCCGAGTTGCGCTCGCGCGCGCTGTACAACCTCGGCACGGCCTATCTGAAGCGCGGCACGCACACCGACGGGGAGCAGCGGACGGCGGCCCTCCGCAACGCCCGGCGCGCACTGCGCACCGTGCTCCTCGAGCGACCGGGCGACGCTGACGCGCAGTGGAACTACGAGCTCGCTTTGCGCGCACCGCAACAGCAGGGCGGCGGCGGTGGGGGCGGCCCGCAGCCGCCGCAACAGCAGTCGCAGCAACCGAGGCCGGAGCCGCAGGGACAGATGTCCCGCCAGCAGGCAGAGGCGTTGCTCGACGCCGCGGCGCGAGAGGAGCGCGAGACGCAGTCGCGTCGCCAGCGCGGCAGCCGCAACCAGCGGGCGAACGGGGAGAAGGACTGGTGA
- the mutL gene encoding DNA mismatch repair endonuclease MutL — MTAGSTTPTIAVLASDVADRIAAGEVVERPASVVKELVENALDAGATAIDLDVREGGRALIRVSDDGHGMDRANAARAIERHATSKIRDAEDLVGVLSFGFRGEALPAIGSVSQLTIETATEDGAGVTVDVAGGSLVGVRPAARRRGTSVSVASLFYNTPARQKFLRGARSEWRAIADTLTTLALVRRDVRFTVSHDGKEQMRLPVADSLRVRVAALWGNEVAERLVSVDDVAGPIRVSGLVERPTDVGTAARRTFLTVNGRAVRDTGLVRAAEAAYRTTIQAGMRPSVLLEVELPGGEVDVNVHPAKAEVRFRDRWHVERAVERAVRRALGTEDSAAAVGYVRTFLPSEPALGSPLGVEALRQHGSVDPAPLWARSSEEVAADRAPRAPADTPAGADDVAGSAASPADEQILVPPLVQFHRTYITFERPDALVLIDQHSAHERVLFERFMQALERGEAPSQRLLFPLTMHLAPAEAEAFEVNRDVFTRIGYEVEGFGGSSLVVQAVPAPHKRFDAERCLRESLAALTGDRDAGAIARHERLAATIACKAAIKAGDLLAPEEMRALYVALARTTLPAHDVHGRATILQLGWDELDRRFGRR, encoded by the coding sequence ATGACCGCCGGTTCCACCACCCCGACCATCGCCGTCCTGGCGAGCGATGTCGCCGACCGCATCGCGGCCGGCGAGGTCGTCGAGCGCCCGGCCTCGGTCGTGAAGGAACTCGTCGAGAACGCGCTCGATGCCGGCGCGACGGCGATCGACCTCGACGTGCGCGAAGGCGGACGGGCGCTGATCCGCGTGAGCGATGACGGGCACGGCATGGACCGCGCCAACGCGGCACGGGCCATCGAGCGGCATGCGACGAGCAAGATCCGCGATGCGGAGGACCTCGTGGGGGTGCTCAGCTTCGGCTTCCGCGGGGAGGCGCTCCCCGCGATCGGCTCGGTCTCGCAGCTGACGATCGAGACCGCGACGGAGGACGGCGCGGGCGTGACCGTGGACGTCGCCGGCGGGAGCCTCGTCGGTGTGCGCCCGGCCGCGCGCCGGCGCGGCACCTCGGTGAGCGTCGCCTCGCTCTTCTACAACACCCCCGCGCGGCAGAAATTCCTGCGCGGAGCGCGCTCCGAGTGGCGGGCCATCGCCGACACGCTCACCACGCTCGCGCTGGTGCGACGGGACGTCCGCTTCACCGTCTCGCACGACGGCAAGGAGCAGATGCGCCTCCCGGTCGCGGACTCGCTGCGCGTGCGTGTGGCCGCGCTCTGGGGCAACGAGGTCGCCGAGCGCCTCGTCTCCGTGGATGACGTCGCGGGTCCCATCCGCGTCTCCGGTCTCGTCGAACGACCGACGGACGTCGGGACGGCGGCACGCCGCACCTTCCTCACCGTCAATGGGCGCGCCGTACGCGACACCGGGCTCGTGCGTGCGGCGGAGGCCGCCTACCGGACGACGATCCAGGCGGGCATGCGGCCGAGCGTGCTCCTTGAGGTGGAACTGCCGGGCGGTGAGGTCGACGTGAACGTGCATCCCGCCAAGGCCGAGGTGCGCTTCCGCGACCGCTGGCACGTCGAGCGCGCGGTCGAGCGTGCCGTCCGACGCGCGCTGGGCACCGAGGACTCCGCGGCCGCGGTCGGCTACGTGCGCACCTTCCTGCCGAGCGAGCCGGCGCTCGGCTCGCCGCTCGGCGTCGAGGCGCTGCGGCAGCACGGGAGCGTCGATCCCGCGCCGCTCTGGGCGCGTTCCTCCGAGGAAGTCGCGGCCGATCGCGCGCCGCGCGCGCCGGCGGACACGCCCGCCGGCGCGGATGACGTCGCGGGGAGCGCCGCCTCGCCCGCGGATGAGCAGATCCTCGTGCCGCCGCTGGTGCAGTTCCACCGGACGTACATCACGTTCGAGCGCCCCGATGCGCTCGTGCTCATCGACCAGCACTCGGCGCACGAACGCGTGCTCTTCGAGCGCTTCATGCAGGCGCTCGAGCGCGGGGAGGCCCCGTCGCAACGGCTGCTCTTCCCGCTCACCATGCACCTCGCGCCGGCCGAGGCGGAGGCCTTCGAGGTCAATCGCGATGTCTTCACCAGGATCGGCTACGAGGTGGAGGGGTTCGGCGGATCGAGCCTCGTCGTCCAGGCGGTCCCCGCACCGCACAAGCGATTCGATGCCGAGCGGTGCCTGCGCGAGTCGCTCGCGGCGCTGACCGGCGACCGGGACGCCGGGGCGATCGCGCGGCACGAACGGCTCGCCGCCACCATCGCCTGCAAGGCGGCGATCAAGGCCGGCGATCTCCTCGCGCCCGAGGAGATGCGCGCCCTCTACGTCGCGCTGGCGCGCACCACGCTCCCGGCGCACGACGTCCATGGCCGCGCGACCATCCTGCAGCTCGGCTGGGATGAGCTCGACCGACGCTTCGGTCGGCGCTGA